Below is a genomic region from Nitrospira lenta.
GTTTTACTTCTGACGAAGGGGAAGGGACAGAGATCATGAAGTACACCACACCCTCACGCATCGTAGCGGTGCTGATACTCAGCAGCGCGCTGTCTACCGGCTGCACCAGGTCCATCGAGGTCATGCCCTCCGCCGCCACGAGTCCCGACAGCACGCCGGCCTCCATTGCGAGTATTGAGCGCGTGCCGCTCATTCTCGACCAAGTAAAGATCAGCCAGAATGGCGCCCCCCAAAATCCATCCACGGAACTGGATCGCCGCCTGCTCGGCTCGCTGCAGAGCCTCAAGTTGTTCTCCCAGCTCTCCCTAGCCGAACAGGGAGCGCCGGCCGACAACGAGAAAACGCTCACCGCCCATGTGACGATCGATGACGCCATCGACTCCCATCCCGGCGAAGCCGCCTGGAAAGGGTTTGCCATCGGCACCTCCATGTTTCTCCTCGCTCCGGTGATGGACTTTCACTATGACTATGGAACCCGCCTCACCTTGGAAATCGAGCGCTGGGACGGGACCGTCAAGACGTATCAAGCCGAATCCTCCGGCACCGCGCGCTACAATCTCTTCAGCGCCAGTCCGTCGATGATCACGGAACTGAAAGGCCATGTGCTGGAAGCCGGAATCACCGACCTTATGAATCAACTCGTCAAAGATACGACCTTCTACAATGCCAGCAGCGCCCCCATGACGGAACGCACCATCCATAGCGTCAGCGTCAAGACGAAGCGCCGGGGCACGGCTGCCGTGTCCGTCTCCACCTCTGCCCCAGGCAACGCGCGCTAGCGTCCGGTACGCACATTCCCGCTCACCCGCCTCTCCTAGGCGCGACCGGTCACATCATGACCTGGCCTCTCGCCGGCTGCTAATGCTATGATGCGCGTCTCACAGCGGGAGCACACATGGACATTGAAGCCTTTCGTCAAATGGTCGTCAAAAATCCCAAGGGGTTCCTCGGACGCTACGGCCTGGGTAATAAAATTCTGCAGGAAGGCGGCAATCTGGAAGAAGCCGTCGAACACTTGCGCGTCGCCGTGCAACTAGACCCCGTGCATGTCGCATCCCATCTGGCTCTCGGGCGCGCTCTGATCGGCGTGGGACGTCCGGAAGAAGCCAAGCCCGTACTGCAAGCCGGGATCAACGCTTCCGCCTCTGGGCGGGCCAACGGCGGGCGCGACCTCGTTCCCGAAATGCAGATGATCCTCCAAGGACTGCGCTAACCACGGAGACCTCCCATGACGTTAGATACCGCCAGACAGCGCCTCGAATCAGCCATCGCGCAATTCGGACCGCGCGCAGCCCCCATGATCGATCTGGTCATGAATGAAGTGCGTTCCGATATGGGCGCACAGGCGTTCAATGAACTCGTCGATGAGTTCGATCTGGAATTGGAATACAATATCGCGCCGCTCGAGTCCGATTACTCCAACAGTTAACGAACCGCGAGTCACCTGTCTGTGCCACTGATCTGGTCCGCTATTTCCGCCCACGGCTATGGACACGCCGCCCAGGTCGTCCCCGTGCTGAACGAACTGGGCAAGCGGATTCCCGCGCTCCGTATCATGCTCCGCACGAACGTCCCCCGGCATTTTTTCGAATCGCGTATGACCGTACCGTGGGAATTGCGCCCGGCCCAGATGGATATCGGGTGCCTGCAGCACGGTCCCCTCACGATGGATTGGGACGCGACCTGGCAAGCCCATCACGCGTTTCACACACACTGGCAAGCTCGGCTCACGGAGGAAACCCTCGCCATCCAGGAGGCTCGCCCCGATCTCGTCATCGGCAATACGCCCTATCTGGCTATGGCGGCGGGCGCCGCTGCCGGCGTGCCGACGGTGGCAATCGCCAGTCTGAGCTGGGATGAAGTCTTGCGAGAGCACGTCGATCCCAAACAGCCCTGGCACGCCGCTATTCTTGAGGAGATGCGCCACGCATATGGCCAAGCCGATCTCCTGCTGCGCCTCACACCGGGGCTGCCGATGCCGGCATTCCCGCGCGCGCGCGATATCGGCCCGATCGCACAGCCCCTGCCTCCCGAGAGGACGCGTATCCGCCAGCATCTGGGAATCCCGGATCAGGACGCACTCGTCCTCGTGGCCTTCGGCGGAATCCGGTTCGAAGCACTCCCCTTTGACCGCATGGAATCGATGCCGGGCATGCAATTCTTAATCGACGGTCCCGTTCCTCCGAGCAATCGTCGAGTCCATTCCCTCTCCGCACTCTCAGAGCGGTTCAGCACCATCCTATCGTCCGTCGATGTCATCATGACAAAGCCCGGCTATGGAACCACGATTGAAGCCGTTGAGGTTCAGACTCCCGTTGTCTACGTCCGCCGCTACAACTTTGCCGACGAGGACTCTCTCGTCACCTATTTACATCGCTATGGTCGCGGCCTGGAACTTTCTCGTGCAGACTTCCTGGAAGCCCGCTGGGAATCGGCCATACGACAGGCGCTAGCATTATCGACACCAGCCTCCCCGCCACCGGCCGCTACCGGCGCGGCCGATGCGGCCATGCACCTCCTGCCGTTGCTGCAGCCATCAAGAAAGTAACCATGCCGCTCCTGGCCCTCATTGTCACGGGATGCGCGAAGCTCGTGGGGGTTCTCGTCCGATGGCTCACACAGCTCCACCTGTTTCTGTATGGCATTCTGCCGGCGCTCCTGCCGCCCGACCGACTCAGAACCCTCATGCGCCGATACTACGACCTCAGCTATGAACAAGCTGGCACCCGCATTCCCCTCACCGCCTATTCCTGGTCATTGGAAACCTGGGAAGAACGTATATTGACGCAGCACCTATCGCCCCCCGCGACCATCCTCGTTCTCGGAGCGGGGCTCGGGCGTGAGTCACTGGCGCTGGCGCAACGAGGCTATCGCGTGCTGGCCCTGGACGTCGCCCGGGGCGGATTGATCGTCGGCGCCCGCCGCGCTGCATCATTGCACCTCCCCGTTACCTTCATACAGGCGGACTTCCTTACCCTCCCGGTTCAGGCCGCGTCCGTCGCCTACGTCCTCCTCTCCGGCGTGATGTACAGCGCCGTCCCGGGGCGTGCACAGCGGCAAGCATGGTTGCGAAGCCTCCGCACCTGCCTCACGCCAGGTGGCACGCTGGTCTTGAACTACGTGATCGCCCGAGAACCCGACACGGCTCTTACCCGCATGAGTCGACGGTGCACCCGCGCCATCCTCTCCTGGCCGGGAAGCAACCCCACCTATCAGGACGGCGATACCTGCACCAACGACCACTTCATGCACGTGTTCCGCGATGAGCACGAACTCCGTACGGAGATCACCGAGGCCGGCGCGACTCTGATTGAACTGCATTGGCCCGATGGCTACGCGGTCCTCTCCTAAGCCGGCTCCCACCCGCCCTCCGACCCACTTTCCCTGAAATACCGCTGGAAGCCCCCTGGAGGATTTGCTATCCTCTCGACCATGAATCCAACGGCCGTCTATGCGAAACATCCGGATTATGTCCAGCGCGACGTGGCCGGAGAATGTATTCTGGTCCCGGTGCGGCGCTCCCTCAAAGACGCCAACAGTATTTACGTCCTCAATGAAACCGGAGCCGCTCTGTGGCAACGCTTTAATGGCACCTGCACCGTACGGGACATCTGCACCGCATTTCTCGAAGACTACGACGTCGCCCCGGACCGATTGAATCAAGACGTCGACATCCTGCTGGCAGACCTACTCTCGATCCAGGCAATCCAAGAGGTGGCTGTCGCCCATGGTCCCACAGGTTAAACTCAGCCATCTGCCGGAACGGTATCCCCTCGCCTGCCAATGGGAGATCACCTGCCGCTGCAACCTCCGATGCGTCATGTGTTACACGGACTGCCGGAATACACCGGAATCCGTTCGCCAAGAACTCTCCACCGGTGACATCTTCCGCATCATGGACCAGCTGCTTGAGGCCGGCCTCCTTGAACTCTGCCTGACCGGCGGCGAGCCGCTCGCGCGGCCGGACTTCTTTGAGATCTACGACTATGCCGTCTCGCGTGGGCTCCTCGTGACCCTCTTTACCAACGGCACGCTCATCACGGCGTCCATCGCTGACCGCTTCGCGGCCCTGCCGCCGCATCGCATTGAAATCAGTCTCCATGGCACGACGACCGACACCTTCGAGCGCGTGACGCAAGGAACCGGCTCGCACGCCCGTTGCCTGGAGGCGATTCGTCTACTGGCAGCCCGGCATATTCCGCTTGTCATCAAGACTACCGCGATGACCGTCAACCGTGATGAAGTGCTCGGCATCAAATCGTGGGTGGCTTCGTTGGGACCGATACCCTTTCGGCTGGGTGAAGACCTGAGACCGGAACTCGACGGCGGAGCCGGACCGTTTCGCTATGCCCTCTCGCCACAGGAGCTAGAGACACTGAACCGGCAGGACCCGGACCTCTGGAGCGAAGCCTGCCGGAAATCCAGCGCCGATCTCCCGCCCTGCAACAGCGGCCTACACCGCTTTCACATAGACGCCTACGGCGGCTTGCAGCTCTGCTCGGGCAACCGGCAGCAGTCCTACGACTTACGACAGGGCTCATTCCACGACGGCTTCTACGAAGCGCTACCCTCGTTTGCCTGCGCCTGGAAGATGCCGGCCTCTACGTCGCTCATTCAACCGGAAGTGCATCATGTCTGACCGCCGCCCGCTGGCCATGCTCCCTTACGGCACCTTCAGCCGGAACGTCCATGACCAGGCCGCCGCTCAGCATCAGGTCATCAAGGCACAGCTCGAACTCACCTATCGCTGCAACCTCCACTGCCGGCATTGCTACACCGATCCGTATAACGACAGCGCCTACTTTCCGCGCGAGCTCACGCTGGCCGAGATTCAGCGGCTCCTCGGCGAAATGCGAGAGGTCGGAATCATCTGGCTGAACCTGACCGGCGGCGATATTTTTATGCGGCCGGACTTCTTTGAGATCTACCAGGCCGCGGTGAACCACGGATTCTTGTTGCAGCTCTACACAAACGGGACGCTTTTCACCCGCGCGATCATCGAACGGCTGCAAACGCACCCGCCCTTCTCCATCGATATTTCCTGCCACTCAGTCGATGAATCGCAGTTCGACTGGTTCACGCAGGTCCCAGGCTCGTATCGAGCCTTCCTCCGCGGGATCGACCTCCTAGAGGCCGGCGGCCTTCCCTTTTCCCTCAAAACCAAATTGATGAACTGGAATGCCGGTGAGACCGACACACTCCGACGATTCACCGAAGCCAAGGGTCAGCCATTCGGCTATACGACCTCGCTCTCGCCCCGCCTGAACGGAGACTGCTCCTCTCTCGACTACCGCATTGCCCCCGATGCCATCCGCCGACTCCGCGCAGATCAGGAGGCTGTTCACGAGCCTGACGATTGCTCCACGCACGATCCCCTGTCGCAACCGGGACACGAACGGCTGTTTCGCTGCGGATGCGGCACCGACACGATCCACATCAACGCCTGGGGCGAACTCAGCACCTGCACGTTTCAATATGAAACACGGCTATCGCTGCGCAGCCGCACAGTCCGTGCCGCGATCGACCAGGCCTTCGCGGCAACCAGGAAGCTCACTTACCAAACACATTCGGCTTGCCGCACCTGCACCGTGCACGAATTCTGCGACAAACAACCGACACAGGCCAGATGGGAGGTCGGGCACTCTGAAATGCCCATTCCATACGATTGCGATATCGCCGTCGATCGAGCCTCCCATTCGCACGGAACCCAAGTCCACCATCCGTTACAACCAGGATCTTCCCGATGACGACCAAAAAGCCCTATATCGCACCGCAACTCTATCGCGTGCCGCTCGATCCCGAGCAGGCCATTCTCTCCTCGTGCAGCCTCTCGGCCATGAGCGTTTCCAATGGCGGCGGAGGGGGCTGCCGTCCGGCGGGATCCGGCAACTGCAAAAATCGCTCGGGATTGGGCAATCGAGATAGCGGCCCGCGCGCGTCGTAAGGACCACGATGCGCTTTACGCTTGAGATCGGCGGATACCGCATCACGGTCCATGAATCCCAAGACCATTCCGTTCTCCTCTGGCCGCTTCGCCCCTTCGACGTGTTCCTCGTGGACAACCACGATCCCGCTGACATCATGGTGACCGTTGCCGTAGTTCCAACGCTCCCCGACCTCCCGACGGACCGGGTGCGTTTCGATTCCGCTCACGGACACTGGAAGCTGTTGGAGTCAGGCGACCAGCTCGTCATCAACAGCCTCAGTCCGAAAACCGGCGCGTCACGCGCGCGCGCGCGGGTATCGGCGGACTACCGCCGCGTAGAAGCCTGGGTGTTGCCGGACGTTCAGAGCGGGGACGTGGGCTGGTCTCCTATGTATCTCTTCAATCCAATTCTCGAGGTCTGCCTGCTGTCGCTCCTGGCGCGGGATGGAGGAATCCTGCTCCATGCCTCGGGATTGGCTTACCAAGAGAGTGGATTCGTCTTCACCGGCGCATCAGGAACCGGCAAATCCACACTCGCCGGATGGTTTGCCGAACAGGGCGCCCATATCCTCAGCGATGAACGCATCATCGTGCGCCGGACCTGCTCATCGGTCACGCTGTACGGCACCCCTTGGATTGGGTCGGGAGAATTTGCTGCCAATGCCGCAGCGCCGCTGTCCCGGCTCTTTTGTATCCGTCATGGACAGGATCGGCATCGATTCGAGCCGCTCCCGGCTTCGCGTATCGTGGCCTTTCTCCTGCAACAAACGTTTCTCCCCTATTGGGATCGCGCCGCCATGGACGCGACCGTCGACAGTCTGATTGCGCTGACACGACAGATTCCGTGCATCGGCCTCGCCTGTTTAAAGAACCCGGACGTCGTCGATGCAATCATGGAGCATCAGCGAACCGCCCCGCTCACAACCGTCTAATGCAACACCTTGACGCCCAAACGTTTCTCAACTCCCTCTCCGCCCGCTCCGGACAAGACCGCCGGCCGGACAGCGCCACCTTCGAGCTGACCTATGGCTGCAACCTTCGCTGTGTCCATTGTTACAATCCCACCCATCGCGCCTTGCCCCAGGAACTGACGACGGCCGAGATCTGTACCATCCTCACTCAGATGGCCGAGCTGGGCGTGCTGACCGTCAGCCTCAGCGGAGGAGAACCGTCGCTGCGGCCGGACATCGAACCGATCCTTCGCCACGCGCGCCGGGCCGGTCTGCTGATCTGGATGTTGACGAACGCCACGCGTATGACGCCGATATTTGTGTCGCTCCTCACAGAGATCCCCATCGCCCATGTGTTCGTCTCCATCTACGGCGCGACGATGAGTACCTATGAATCGATGACCGGAGTGACCGGCTCTTTCGCACACTTTCTTCACGGACTCGATACGCTAAAAGCCTGTCCATTCCCGGTGACCGTCAGAATGCCCGTGACCACGCTCAATTGGACGGAAGTCGATGCCTGCCAGGACCTCGTGGAATCCCGCGGATTCAAATTTCAATACAGCCTCGACATCCACCCGCGAACCGATGGCGGCTCCGCGCCACTTGCCTATCGGCTGGCTCCCGATCTCAAAACTGAACTCGATCGTCGGAAGCTGGGGGCCGCGCCGCCGGAGACAGCGCCGGACACCTGCGCCGCCGATGAACCGTTCATCTCCTGCGCGTGCGGCCGCAGCCGCTTTGCCGTGACGCCCTACGGCGAGATGAATCTCTGCGTGGCCTTTCCCACGCCCGCCTATGATTTGCGAACCGGCACTCTGCGCGAAGGATGGGCCATCCTCAAAGACACCGTCGATCGGGCGCAGCCCAATCACCACTATGAGTGTCCAACGTGCGACGTCAATCGATTCTGTCGCCAAGGGCGCAGCGATGCCTGGCTGGAGACCGGCGACATGAGCGCCTGCCTTCCGCATTTTAAAGAGTGGGCTACACTGGAGCACCATACCCATGCCCTCCTCGACCCTCGACGACCTCGCTGACGCCTACGTCTGCGTGAGCGCCGGCAATGCCGTTGTGCTTGAGCAGTTTCATGCCTTCGCCACACTGCTGGAGCGGGCACAGATCCCCTTTGTCGTCATCAAAGGGCTGGATGTTCTCGTCAGATTTTATGGCATTCGCGGGACCCGGCCACTGTCCGATGTCGATCTGCTCGTTCATGACACCGATCTCGCTGCGATTGATACGATCCTGACAGAGGCCGGCTATACCGGACAGATTGATGGCAACCCCTGCTATGCGTCTCCGGGGAATGGACTTTCCTTCGATATCGTCACCACGCTCTGGTATCTCGATGAGCAGGGCTTGAACGATGTGTGGACCGCTGCCCGCGCCCATAAGCTCCCGCCTCGAACCGTCAGACTCCTGGTCGCCGACGATCTGCTGATTCATCTCACCGCCTATGCGATTCTCCATCGCGGCGCGCTTACCCCCGCATGGGAACAGGACCTGCGCTTGCTGCTCTTGCACGAACCCATCGATTGGATAGCCGTCAC
It encodes:
- a CDS encoding radical SAM protein: MQHLDAQTFLNSLSARSGQDRRPDSATFELTYGCNLRCVHCYNPTHRALPQELTTAEICTILTQMAELGVLTVSLSGGEPSLRPDIEPILRHARRAGLLIWMLTNATRMTPIFVSLLTEIPIAHVFVSIYGATMSTYESMTGVTGSFAHFLHGLDTLKACPFPVTVRMPVTTLNWTEVDACQDLVESRGFKFQYSLDIHPRTDGGSAPLAYRLAPDLKTELDRRKLGAAPPETAPDTCAADEPFISCACGRSRFAVTPYGEMNLCVAFPTPAYDLRTGTLREGWAILKDTVDRAQPNHHYECPTCDVNRFCRQGRSDAWLETGDMSACLPHFKEWATLEHHTHALLDPRRPR
- a CDS encoding PqqD family protein, whose amino-acid sequence is MNPTAVYAKHPDYVQRDVAGECILVPVRRSLKDANSIYVLNETGAALWQRFNGTCTVRDICTAFLEDYDVAPDRLNQDVDILLADLLSIQAIQEVAVAHGPTG
- a CDS encoding radical SAM protein produces the protein MVPQVKLSHLPERYPLACQWEITCRCNLRCVMCYTDCRNTPESVRQELSTGDIFRIMDQLLEAGLLELCLTGGEPLARPDFFEIYDYAVSRGLLVTLFTNGTLITASIADRFAALPPHRIEISLHGTTTDTFERVTQGTGSHARCLEAIRLLAARHIPLVIKTTAMTVNRDEVLGIKSWVASLGPIPFRLGEDLRPELDGGAGPFRYALSPQELETLNRQDPDLWSEACRKSSADLPPCNSGLHRFHIDAYGGLQLCSGNRQQSYDLRQGSFHDGFYEALPSFACAWKMPASTSLIQPEVHHV
- a CDS encoding nucleotidyltransferase family protein, with product MPSSTLDDLADAYVCVSAGNAVVLEQFHAFATLLERAQIPFVVIKGLDVLVRFYGIRGTRPLSDVDLLVHDTDLAAIDTILTEAGYTGQIDGNPCYASPGNGLSFDIVTTLWYLDEQGLNDVWTAARAHKLPPRTVRLLVADDLLIHLTAYAILHRGALTPAWEQDLRLLLLHEPIDWIAVTRKARQYSLSIPLLHGLTYLHHRKPMLPIPDAVLQAMAPAGYVEHSLYRLLQRLVTNQPIPELGHVLLWLTRPTGKKWPWLRRTLFPSKTFLGYRYGAAAARTPLVTRCRRVISLGWAILTLATRIVRRLLQWPVRAST
- a CDS encoding class I SAM-dependent methyltransferase; translation: MPLLALIVTGCAKLVGVLVRWLTQLHLFLYGILPALLPPDRLRTLMRRYYDLSYEQAGTRIPLTAYSWSLETWEERILTQHLSPPATILVLGAGLGRESLALAQRGYRVLALDVARGGLIVGARRAASLHLPVTFIQADFLTLPVQAASVAYVLLSGVMYSAVPGRAQRQAWLRSLRTCLTPGGTLVLNYVIAREPDTALTRMSRRCTRAILSWPGSNPTYQDGDTCTNDHFMHVFRDEHELRTEITEAGATLIELHWPDGYAVLS
- a CDS encoding radical SAM protein, translated to MSDRRPLAMLPYGTFSRNVHDQAAAQHQVIKAQLELTYRCNLHCRHCYTDPYNDSAYFPRELTLAEIQRLLGEMREVGIIWLNLTGGDIFMRPDFFEIYQAAVNHGFLLQLYTNGTLFTRAIIERLQTHPPFSIDISCHSVDESQFDWFTQVPGSYRAFLRGIDLLEAGGLPFSLKTKLMNWNAGETDTLRRFTEAKGQPFGYTTSLSPRLNGDCSSLDYRIAPDAIRRLRADQEAVHEPDDCSTHDPLSQPGHERLFRCGCGTDTIHINAWGELSTCTFQYETRLSLRSRTVRAAIDQAFAATRKLTYQTHSACRTCTVHEFCDKQPTQARWEVGHSEMPIPYDCDIAVDRASHSHGTQVHHPLQPGSSR
- a CDS encoding tetratricopeptide repeat protein, giving the protein MDIEAFRQMVVKNPKGFLGRYGLGNKILQEGGNLEEAVEHLRVAVQLDPVHVASHLALGRALIGVGRPEEAKPVLQAGINASASGRANGGRDLVPEMQMILQGLR